Proteins encoded together in one Heptranchias perlo isolate sHepPer1 unplaced genomic scaffold, sHepPer1.hap1 HAP1_SCAFFOLD_511, whole genome shotgun sequence window:
- the LOC137314468 gene encoding uncharacterized protein → AAHSNGRWALTRNPLPLETAQEPSDPRAASGPTPSPRPQAPPRLPVPGLRPLPDSQSPASGPSPTPSPRPQAPPRLPVPGLRPLPDSQSPASGPPRLPVPGLRPSPTPSPRPQALPDSQSPASGPSPTPSPRPQAPPRLPVPGLRPSPPPPALLLPLAALNQLLAAGAISFQLPSNARKCLREEIHKDRLVTDSSGHILYSKEEATKGKFAFTTDDYDMFEICFESRLPPDRQGGEAEAT, encoded by the exons GCCGCCCATAGTAACGGTCGCTGGGCCTTGACCCGGAATCCGTTGCCCCTGGAAACCGCGCAGGAACCGAGCGACCCGAGAGCGGCCTcaggcccgactcccagtccccggcctcaggccccgccccgactcccagtccccggcctcaggcccctccccgactcccagtccccggcctcaggcccctccccgactcccagtccccggcctcaggcccctccccgactcccagtccccggcctcaggcccctccccgactcccagtccccggcctcaggccctccccgactcccagtccccggcctcaggccctccccgactcccagtccccggcctcaggccctccccgactcccagtccccggcctcaggcccctccccgactcccagtccccggcctcaggcccctccccgactcccagtccccggcctcaggccctcacctcctccccccgccctgctcctgcccctcgccGCCCTGAACCAGCTGCTGGCCGCCGGCGCCATCTCCTTCCAGCTGCCGTCCAACGCCAGGAAGTGTCTGCGGGAGGAGATCCACAAGGACAGGCTG gtgacggACTCCTCCGGCCACATCCTGTACTCTAAGGAGGAGGCGACGAAGGGCAAATTCGCCTTCACCACTGACGACTACGACATGTTCGAGATCTGCTTCGAGAGCCGCCTGCCCCCGG atcgccaaggcggagaagctgaagccacttga